In Rhodoflexus caldus, the following proteins share a genomic window:
- a CDS encoding replication initiation protein — MKEKKKHPIHYTVFHPNILIGVNTELKLAEQRLYMEVLNFNHLAEPDRLDYEIPYEFITHSTDKKVIQKKAHQEFTRIAEVLQKRVFRLDKEFMQTHFNEKYAVTFNPFPVIKYKEKHFQVRLNEYLKAILVKLETGFTKGDIELLRTFRSEYSFLMYWLIREQQWKQRGGMLEFTVEGLKKALGCEDQYEGRFNNFKARVLDVVYEEFKGTWVEFEYEIVRGGKGGKAIQAIRFHFKNDAQQERTLAPVAQYEWENELLRYGVQERDIWRIRDWVNTSAPLKDDYIWDSFYVETCIKMAQEHYRSKKQQQKAKQIQNMANYIYAALINGWWLPEIEFRRSELQKKSLAMLVQSGAKRNPAPVTAEAAENAAVSALTKATAYAVERQAEIPFAAAKPKFTMPYADFQATYRAYCEATGETVGEAEFATRLGYVIAGDVVEKR; from the coding sequence ATGAAAGAAAAGAAAAAACATCCGATACACTATACCGTATTTCATCCAAACATACTGATAGGCGTTAATACCGAACTAAAACTGGCAGAACAACGGCTGTATATGGAAGTGTTAAATTTCAACCATTTGGCCGAGCCGGACAGGTTAGACTATGAAATACCCTACGAATTTATCACCCACAGCACCGACAAAAAGGTTATCCAGAAAAAGGCACATCAGGAGTTTACCCGCATTGCCGAAGTGCTGCAAAAACGTGTTTTTCGCTTGGATAAGGAGTTTATGCAAACGCATTTCAACGAAAAATATGCCGTTACTTTTAACCCCTTTCCGGTGATTAAATACAAGGAAAAGCACTTTCAAGTGCGCCTGAATGAGTATTTAAAGGCTATTTTGGTAAAATTGGAAACCGGATTTACCAAAGGCGATATTGAATTGCTTCGCACCTTCCGCAGCGAATACTCTTTTTTGATGTACTGGCTCATCCGCGAACAGCAGTGGAAACAGCGCGGCGGCATGTTGGAGTTTACGGTTGAGGGCTTGAAAAAAGCCTTAGGTTGCGAAGACCAATACGAAGGAAGATTCAATAATTTCAAGGCACGCGTATTGGACGTAGTCTATGAAGAATTTAAAGGGACTTGGGTAGAGTTTGAATACGAAATCGTGCGCGGCGGAAAAGGCGGCAAAGCCATTCAGGCCATCCGATTTCACTTTAAAAACGATGCACAGCAAGAACGCACGCTGGCCCCTGTTGCGCAATATGAGTGGGAAAACGAACTGTTGCGCTATGGCGTACAGGAACGCGATATATGGCGCATCCGCGACTGGGTAAACACTTCTGCACCTTTGAAAGACGATTACATCTGGGATTCGTTCTATGTGGAAACCTGTATTAAGATGGCGCAGGAGCACTACCGCAGCAAAAAACAGCAACAGAAAGCCAAACAAATACAAAACATGGCTAACTACATTTATGCTGCTTTGATTAATGGCTGGTGGTTGCCCGAAATAGAGTTTCGCCGCAGTGAATTGCAGAAAAAGTCTTTGGCGATGCTGGTGCAGTCGGGTGCTAAAAGAAACCCTGCACCCGTAACGGCCGAGGCAGCGGAAAATGCCGCTGTGTCTGCTTTGACCAAAGCAACGGCCTATGCGGTGGAGCGGCAGGCCGAAATTCCATTTGCTGCTGCCAAGCCCAAGTTTACCATGCCTTATGCCGATTTTCAGGCAACCTATCGTGCGTATTGCGAAGCCACCGGCGAAACTGTCGGGGAGGCTGAGTTTGCCACACGCCTTGGCTATGTCATCGCCGGCGATGTGGTGGAAAAACGGTAG
- a CDS encoding ParB N-terminal domain-containing protein, with the protein MAKKAFKFDKLVEQAEKQNQQSLEYIRENIVIEEQFKHFIPPLAEDEYRQLEDNIRKEGCRDALIVWQRDGKYILIDGHNRYQICTTYNLPFRVQLIDFADEEAAKDWMINNQLGKRNVTEETKAYLRGLQYKQEKRKIGGTGSNQFQKTGEGERTAERLAEQHQVSEKTIRTDEKFAEALDKLTQGNEQLKWDMLNKRVKFSKLQLTNLANEDDILAEMGEYIMNGSSFAEAYRKAKEQTAAPEPAAVSADTATANDTAKAAEQVKNNIVKLLGQAVKKRNRSALEQAKALMDTLESLL; encoded by the coding sequence ATGGCAAAAAAGGCATTTAAATTTGATAAGTTGGTAGAACAAGCGGAAAAGCAAAACCAACAATCGTTGGAATATATCCGCGAAAACATTGTTATTGAAGAACAGTTCAAGCACTTCATTCCGCCGCTGGCCGAAGACGAATACCGCCAGTTGGAAGACAACATCCGCAAAGAAGGCTGCCGCGATGCGCTCATCGTTTGGCAACGCGATGGCAAGTATATCCTGATAGACGGGCATAACCGCTACCAAATTTGCACCACTTACAACCTGCCGTTTCGCGTTCAGTTGATTGACTTTGCCGATGAAGAAGCCGCCAAAGACTGGATGATTAACAACCAGTTGGGCAAGCGCAACGTTACCGAAGAAACCAAAGCCTACCTGCGCGGCTTGCAATACAAACAGGAAAAACGCAAAATAGGCGGCACAGGCAGCAATCAGTTTCAGAAGACAGGTGAAGGCGAGCGCACCGCCGAGCGATTGGCAGAACAACATCAGGTATCGGAAAAAACCATCCGAACCGATGAAAAGTTTGCCGAGGCCTTAGACAAACTCACGCAAGGCAACGAGCAACTCAAATGGGACATGCTCAACAAGCGCGTCAAATTCAGCAAGTTGCAGCTCACTAATCTTGCCAACGAAGACGATATATTGGCAGAAATGGGAGAGTACATCATGAACGGCAGCAGCTTTGCCGAAGCCTACCGAAAAGCCAAAGAGCAAACCGCTGCCCCCGAACCGGCAGCCGTATCGGCAGACACCGCAACCGCTAATGACACGGCAAAAGCAGCCGAACAGGTGAAAAACAATATTGTCAAACTATTGGGGCAGGCCGTTAAAAAACGCAACAGAAGTGCCTTAGAACAAGCAAAGGCATTGATGGATACTTTGGAAAGCCTTTTGTAA
- a CDS encoding ParA family protein, translated as MKIIAIINHKGGVGKTTTTLNLGKALSLNGRKTLIIDIDPQANLSQAIGVEEPERNIYQAVCENEPLPIMNLAANLDLVPADLDLSEAEVKLQADVNGYFRLKNALRTVKDNYDFILIDCPPSLGILTTNALIAATEVMIVVQSEYLAVKGLQTILRLVESIRENLNPTIEIAGLLITQINKTVFRQHIAETVRDIYHGKVYQSAIRQNISLAEATSVGKDIFEYSPRSAGAEDYMALAKEIIGNQVA; from the coding sequence ATGAAAATTATCGCCATCATCAACCACAAAGGCGGCGTGGGTAAAACTACGACCACGCTCAACTTGGGCAAAGCCCTTTCCCTTAATGGCCGGAAAACACTTATCATAGACATAGACCCGCAGGCAAACCTCTCACAGGCAATCGGTGTGGAAGAGCCCGAGCGAAATATTTATCAGGCTGTTTGTGAAAACGAACCGCTGCCTATTATGAATTTGGCGGCTAACTTAGACCTTGTACCGGCAGATTTAGACCTGTCGGAAGCCGAAGTAAAACTGCAAGCCGATGTCAATGGCTATTTTCGCCTCAAAAATGCCCTGCGCACCGTCAAAGACAACTACGATTTTATTCTGATAGATTGTCCGCCTTCGTTGGGCATCCTGACCACCAATGCCTTGATTGCAGCCACCGAAGTAATGATTGTGGTGCAGTCCGAATATTTGGCCGTAAAAGGTCTGCAAACCATCTTGCGGCTGGTAGAAAGCATCCGCGAAAACCTAAACCCGACCATTGAAATTGCCGGACTGCTCATTACGCAAATCAATAAAACCGTTTTCCGTCAGCACATAGCCGAAACCGTCCGCGATATCTATCACGGCAAGGTTTATCAATCGGCCATTCGCCAAAATATCAGTTTGGCAGAAGCTACATCGGTTGGGAAAGATATTTTTGAATACAGCCCCCGCTCGGCAGGCGCAGAAGACTACATGGCACTAGCCAAAGAAATCATAGGCAATCAGGTGGCATAG
- a CDS encoding biliverdin-producing heme oxygenase: protein MSIHKKLKEFTAAHHDKIEQNTLTKAIVDETITQEAYAHLLSKFYGFYSVCEPPLEKSALWQQAGFNIVARRKTPMLIKDLQFLQINPANLPLSSDLPPLQTDAQRVGFLYVMEGSTLGGQFLSRALARKFGFTAEQGAAYFNSYGTENLGDMWKEFQALLSDFASNHPEAEDELLQTASLTFQKLDAWLSSYLAFGGLNKVF from the coding sequence ATGAGTATTCATAAAAAGCTAAAAGAGTTTACTGCCGCCCATCATGATAAGATTGAGCAGAATACACTCACCAAAGCCATTGTGGATGAAACCATCACACAAGAGGCCTATGCGCATTTGCTGAGTAAGTTCTACGGCTTTTACAGCGTTTGCGAACCGCCGCTGGAAAAGTCGGCGCTGTGGCAACAGGCCGGATTTAACATCGTAGCCCGCCGCAAAACACCGATGCTTATAAAAGATTTGCAGTTTTTACAAATCAACCCCGCCAACCTGCCTCTGAGCAGCGACCTGCCGCCTCTTCAAACCGATGCGCAGCGCGTGGGTTTTCTCTATGTCATGGAAGGTTCTACACTTGGCGGACAATTTCTTAGCCGCGCACTGGCAAGAAAATTCGGTTTTACTGCCGAACAAGGTGCGGCATACTTCAACAGCTACGGCACCGAAAATCTGGGGGATATGTGGAAAGAATTTCAGGCATTACTTAGCGATTTTGCAAGTAACCATCCCGAAGCGGAGGATGAATTGCTGCAAACAGCTTCTCTAACCTTCCAAAAATTAGATGCATGGCTTTCTTCTTACTTGGCGTTTGGTGGTCTGAATAAAGTTTTTTAA
- a CDS encoding xanthine dehydrogenase family protein molybdopterin-binding subunit, with the protein MQKLPRRDFLKTTGLAGSALALGFVFADKKAVLAKVADSGSSEITPFISIEPSGKITLINPRPDMGQGTFHTIPSLIAEELEVEMSQITVIPSDGNRKYGGQLSGGSGSVRASWKPMREAGAAARQMLTQAAAQRWKVPAEECYAANGEIHHRPTQRRLSYGELSADAARLDVPKNPALKPAKDFRIIGKSVPRIDVPAKTNGTAIFGMDAKVPGMLYASVAMPPAIWGKAVTIDDRRAKAVKGVKQIVRVKRPIFSKASEGVAVIADNYFAAVQGRKALNITWEKMPHSTFQQQAYFEKMRALAKQPYGIAHEHIGDVKPVFANAENKIIEAVYETPFAAHAAMEPLVALAHVKEDGSCELWAPVQSPDGAIGDVARELGIAPDKVKIHVLFMGGAFGRKAFYDFVVQAALLSKEVKAPVKLIWTREDDMTQGPFRPAMVNKLRAAIDPQGNVTALQHTVIGGSIQNQWGGLKADKADDWAMEAIDRENSPYEIPNFLLDYHHAETTVPLLWWRSVYSSTNAFGHESFIDELAHAAKKDPLEFRLQLMHKHERFRIALETLREKAEWNKPLPQGKARGVAIVRSFNTICATAVFISKNAEGAIQIDRVVSVLDCGIAVNPDNVRAQTEGNVVMALSTAVKDAITFENGQAKQQNYNSYRPLRINEVPEIEVHIVANNHEPSGVGEPGLPPVAPALCNAIFALTGKRIRTLPFSLAV; encoded by the coding sequence ATGCAAAAGCTACCGCGCAGAGATTTCCTGAAAACCACCGGCCTTGCAGGTTCTGCATTGGCATTGGGTTTTGTTTTCGCCGACAAAAAAGCTGTATTAGCCAAAGTGGCAGACAGTGGCTCATCTGAAATTACGCCGTTTATCAGTATTGAGCCAAGCGGTAAGATTACGTTGATTAATCCACGCCCCGATATGGGGCAGGGGACATTCCATACCATCCCTTCATTAATTGCCGAGGAGTTGGAAGTAGAAATGAGCCAAATTACGGTCATTCCTTCCGATGGCAACCGAAAATACGGCGGGCAACTTTCCGGTGGTAGCGGCTCTGTGCGTGCTTCATGGAAACCGATGCGCGAAGCGGGTGCTGCTGCCCGTCAGATGCTGACGCAGGCTGCCGCACAGCGGTGGAAAGTGCCTGCGGAGGAGTGTTACGCCGCCAATGGTGAAATTCATCACCGACCTACGCAACGTAGGCTGTCCTATGGCGAACTGTCCGCAGATGCTGCCCGATTGGATGTACCTAAAAACCCGGCGTTGAAGCCTGCCAAAGATTTCCGCATCATCGGTAAATCTGTTCCGCGGATAGACGTGCCTGCCAAAACCAACGGAACGGCAATATTTGGCATGGATGCCAAAGTGCCGGGGATGTTGTATGCCTCCGTTGCCATGCCGCCTGCCATTTGGGGCAAAGCCGTTACCATAGACGACCGCCGCGCCAAAGCCGTCAAAGGTGTGAAGCAGATTGTCAGGGTAAAGCGCCCGATATTCAGCAAGGCTTCCGAAGGGGTAGCCGTTATTGCCGACAACTACTTTGCAGCCGTTCAGGGGCGTAAGGCGCTCAACATTACTTGGGAAAAAATGCCGCACAGTACTTTTCAGCAACAGGCCTACTTTGAAAAAATGCGTGCGTTGGCTAAGCAGCCCTACGGCATTGCTCACGAACACATCGGCGACGTGAAGCCTGTTTTCGCAAACGCCGAAAACAAAATTATTGAAGCTGTTTACGAAACCCCATTTGCTGCACATGCTGCCATGGAGCCGCTGGTAGCACTGGCACACGTAAAGGAAGACGGCTCATGCGAACTCTGGGCGCCTGTGCAGTCGCCCGATGGTGCAATTGGCGATGTTGCCCGCGAATTGGGCATAGCACCCGATAAAGTCAAAATACATGTGCTTTTTATGGGCGGCGCTTTCGGCAGAAAAGCCTTCTATGATTTTGTGGTACAGGCTGCCTTGCTTTCCAAAGAAGTAAAAGCACCTGTCAAGCTCATTTGGACGCGCGAGGACGATATGACACAAGGCCCTTTCCGCCCCGCGATGGTGAATAAACTGCGTGCTGCCATAGACCCGCAAGGCAATGTTACGGCCTTGCAGCATACCGTTATCGGCGGTTCCATTCAAAACCAATGGGGAGGCTTGAAAGCCGACAAAGCCGACGACTGGGCAATGGAAGCCATTGACCGCGAAAACAGCCCCTACGAAATCCCCAATTTCCTGTTAGACTACCACCATGCCGAAACGACCGTGCCGCTGCTGTGGTGGCGTTCGGTGTATTCATCTACCAACGCTTTCGGACATGAGTCGTTCATAGACGAGCTGGCACATGCTGCCAAAAAAGACCCCTTGGAGTTCCGCCTGCAACTGATGCACAAGCACGAGCGCTTCCGAATAGCACTGGAAACCCTCCGCGAAAAGGCGGAATGGAACAAGCCGCTGCCGCAGGGAAAAGCGCGTGGCGTTGCTATTGTCCGTTCGTTCAATACAATTTGCGCAACGGCGGTTTTTATTTCCAAAAATGCCGAAGGTGCTATACAAATAGACCGCGTGGTGAGTGTGTTGGATTGCGGCATTGCGGTCAATCCGGACAATGTACGCGCTCAGACAGAAGGCAATGTAGTAATGGCACTATCCACAGCCGTGAAAGATGCGATTACCTTTGAGAATGGTCAGGCAAAGCAGCAGAATTATAACAGTTATCGCCCGCTGCGCATCAACGAAGTGCCCGAGATAGAAGTACACATCGTAGCCAATAACCATGAGCCGAGTGGGGTAGGGGAACCCGGGCTGCCACCTGTGGCACCTGCTTTGTGCAATGCTATCTTTGCCCTGACAGGCAAGCGCATTCGCACACTACCGTTTTCGTTGGCTGTATAG
- a CDS encoding PAS domain S-box protein, with the protein MLPFSIVGKERMQSFRLAERTAEQLRKEAERATQFVEAITQGKLDEAQHTIADLVTEQPSALTRALLKMREEMQNIAAKEVERQWANEGLAKFVEILRIGTHDLELLYNSIISNLVRYVNANQGGLFVVNEEDGREPFIEMVACYAYDRRKFLQKRIEIGEGLIGQVYLEKEPIQYNALPKNYSTISSGLGAESPSALLIVPLKVNEKVVGMIELAAFQPFQPYQVDFIRKLGENIASTVANAQVSKRTQYLLRISQQQTEQLRSAEEEMRQNMEELQATQEEMQRKEMEMNGLFAAIDLTLCMVELNTEGVITSANHRFAEQLGFTTDELRGRKLHPMFVAGRKTGTFEQLWNQVGNGISQTGNYLFSGKGSRQIWLQAAFSPVKDADGNIRKVLMLGQDITANKEAEIQFQRLSLVADNTDNAVIITDAQGITEYVNRGFERMTGYKADEIIGKKPGHILQGPDTDPETVARISRKLKTKRSFSEDILNYGKDGKPYWISLTINPIFDEEGEVSKYISIQAEISKTKLQAIDLNGKMEAINRANAIIEFDTQGNILTANENFLQLMEYSLEEIKGKHHSMFVPPKELASEEYKHFWEKLGSQAGFNDGEFERITKSGKSVWLRGNYNTIVDHLGRPTKVIKIVQDISAEKVLLMEIQQNNEELKTQEEEIRQNMEELLSIQEALQAKQKEAEAIAQKFTNILEGCADSVVTIDKTGTISFFNAAAEQMWGYERSEVIGKNVKMLMFSEHATHHDRYLHNYETTRQKKVIGIGREVEARRKDGSKVPILLTLSEASFEGESVYTAFIKDITKQKELEQQTLQQIEELRTQEEEIRQNMEELLSIQEALQAKQKEAEAIAQKFTNILEGCADSVVTIDKTGTISFFNAAAEQMWGYERSEVIGKNVKMLMFSEHATHHDRYLHNYETTRQKKVIGIGREVEARRKDGSKVPILLTLSEASFEGESVYTAFIKDITKQKELELQTQQQMEELRTQEEEIRQNLEELQANQEEMQRTAMNLNGLMAAIDTTMATIEFDMEGLVLDANTNFLEIMGYRLEEITGKPHRLFVDAKEASTPDYIRFWDNLRMGRPFMGEVKRLTKNGEEKWFNASYMPVMDRHGKPVKVIKLAQEITKQKMVNLDVTGQLDAIRRSFAVAEFDMKGHLTEANENFLDLFNYGINEVVGRHHKLFAGKEESETNEYAMFWTNLRSGKAQDGEFKLFNKAGHEVIARGSYNPIMNLNGEPYKVVAYLQQVIIKKNGRSKDKTAVEATDEKAG; encoded by the coding sequence ATGTTACCTTTCAGTATTGTAGGCAAGGAGCGGATGCAATCCTTCCGTTTAGCCGAGCGCACGGCGGAACAATTGCGAAAAGAGGCCGAACGGGCTACTCAGTTTGTAGAAGCCATCACTCAGGGAAAATTAGACGAAGCACAGCATACCATTGCAGATTTAGTAACCGAGCAACCATCGGCTTTGACCCGCGCCTTGTTGAAAATGCGCGAAGAGATGCAAAACATCGCCGCCAAAGAAGTAGAGCGCCAATGGGCAAATGAAGGGTTGGCAAAGTTTGTTGAAATTCTGCGAATAGGTACACACGATTTGGAACTGCTCTACAACAGCATTATTTCCAACTTGGTAAGATATGTCAATGCCAATCAGGGCGGTCTTTTTGTGGTCAATGAAGAAGACGGCCGCGAACCGTTCATAGAAATGGTCGCCTGCTATGCCTACGACCGCCGCAAGTTCTTGCAAAAACGCATTGAAATAGGCGAAGGACTGATAGGGCAGGTGTATTTGGAAAAAGAACCCATTCAATACAACGCACTTCCGAAGAACTACTCAACCATCAGTTCCGGGCTGGGTGCGGAAAGCCCCAGTGCCCTCTTGATTGTACCGCTGAAAGTGAATGAAAAAGTAGTCGGTATGATTGAGTTGGCGGCGTTTCAGCCGTTCCAACCCTATCAGGTAGATTTCATCCGCAAATTAGGAGAAAACATCGCCTCTACGGTTGCCAATGCGCAGGTGAGCAAGCGCACGCAATACTTGTTGCGCATTTCGCAGCAGCAAACCGAGCAACTGCGCTCTGCCGAAGAGGAGATGCGGCAAAACATGGAGGAGTTGCAGGCCACACAGGAGGAGATGCAGCGCAAGGAAATGGAGATGAACGGATTGTTTGCGGCCATAGACCTGACGCTGTGCATGGTTGAGTTGAATACAGAGGGGGTGATTACTTCTGCCAACCATCGTTTTGCCGAACAGTTAGGCTTTACTACCGACGAACTGCGGGGCAGAAAATTGCACCCCATGTTTGTAGCCGGCCGCAAAACGGGCACATTTGAGCAGTTGTGGAATCAGGTAGGCAATGGTATTTCGCAAACGGGCAACTATTTGTTCAGCGGCAAAGGCAGCCGCCAGATATGGTTGCAGGCGGCTTTCAGCCCTGTAAAAGATGCCGATGGCAACATTCGCAAAGTGCTGATGCTGGGTCAAGACATTACGGCCAACAAAGAAGCGGAAATCCAATTCCAGCGCCTCTCATTGGTTGCAGACAATACCGACAATGCCGTTATCATCACCGATGCACAAGGCATTACCGAATACGTAAACCGCGGCTTTGAGCGCATGACAGGCTACAAAGCCGATGAGATTATCGGCAAAAAGCCGGGGCACATCCTGCAAGGCCCCGATACCGACCCCGAAACGGTGGCGCGTATCAGTCGGAAACTGAAAACCAAGCGTTCATTCAGCGAGGACATCCTCAACTACGGTAAGGACGGCAAACCATACTGGATTTCGCTGACCATCAACCCTATTTTTGATGAAGAGGGAGAGGTGAGTAAATACATCTCCATTCAGGCAGAAATCAGCAAAACCAAGTTGCAGGCCATTGACCTCAACGGCAAAATGGAGGCCATCAACCGCGCCAATGCCATTATTGAGTTTGATACGCAGGGGAATATTCTGACTGCCAATGAAAACTTCCTGCAACTGATGGAGTATTCGTTGGAAGAAATCAAAGGCAAGCACCACAGCATGTTTGTACCGCCCAAAGAGCTTGCTTCGGAAGAGTACAAGCATTTTTGGGAAAAATTGGGCAGTCAGGCAGGCTTCAACGACGGCGAATTTGAGCGCATTACCAAATCCGGCAAATCTGTATGGCTCAGAGGCAATTATAACACCATTGTTGACCACTTGGGCAGACCTACAAAGGTTATTAAGATTGTGCAGGATATTTCGGCTGAAAAAGTACTCCTGATGGAAATTCAGCAGAATAACGAAGAATTGAAAACACAGGAAGAGGAAATCCGCCAGAACATGGAGGAACTCCTGAGTATTCAGGAAGCGCTGCAAGCCAAGCAGAAGGAAGCCGAAGCCATTGCACAGAAGTTTACCAATATTCTGGAAGGTTGCGCCGATTCGGTGGTTACGATTGACAAAACCGGCACGATTAGTTTCTTCAACGCCGCAGCCGAGCAAATGTGGGGCTATGAGCGCAGCGAAGTTATTGGCAAGAACGTGAAAATGCTGATGTTCTCCGAACATGCCACCCACCACGACCGCTACCTGCACAACTACGAAACTACCCGTCAGAAAAAAGTAATCGGCATAGGCCGCGAGGTAGAGGCACGCCGCAAAGACGGTAGCAAAGTACCCATTCTGCTTACGCTGAGCGAAGCAAGTTTCGAGGGCGAGTCGGTTTACACGGCATTCATCAAAGACATCACCAAACAGAAGGAGTTAGAGCAGCAAACGCTGCAACAAATAGAGGAGTTACGCACACAGGAAGAGGAAATCCGCCAGAACATGGAGGAACTCCTAAGCATTCAGGAAGCGCTGCAAGCCAAGCAGAAGGAAGCCGAAGCCATTGCACAGAAGTTTACCAATATTCTGGAAGGTTGCGCCGATTCGGTGGTTACGATTGACAAAACCGGCACGATTAGTTTCTTCAACGCCGCAGCCGAGCAAATGTGGGGCTATGAGCGCAGCGAAGTTATTGGCAAGAACGTGAAAATGCTGATGTTCTCCGAACATGCCACCCACCACGACCGCTACCTGCACAACTACGAAACTACCCGTCAGAAAAAAGTAATCGGCATAGGCCGCGAGGTAGAGGCACGCCGCAAAGACGGTAGCAAAGTACCCATTCTGCTTACGCTGAGCGAAGCAAGTTTCGAGGGCGAGTCGGTTTACACGGCATTCATCAAAGACATCACCAAACAGAAGGAGTTAGAGCTGCAAACACAGCAGCAAATGGAAGAACTGCGCACACAAGAAGAAGAAATTCGTCAGAATCTGGAAGAGTTGCAGGCCAATCAGGAGGAGATGCAGCGCACCGCCATGAACCTCAACGGGCTGATGGCTGCTATTGACACCACCATGGCAACCATAGAGTTTGATATGGAGGGGCTTGTGCTGGATGCCAATACAAACTTCTTGGAAATAATGGGCTATCGGTTGGAAGAAATTACAGGCAAACCGCACCGCCTTTTTGTGGATGCCAAAGAAGCCAGTACGCCCGATTACATCAGATTTTGGGATAACCTGCGCATGGGCAGGCCGTTCATGGGAGAAGTTAAACGCTTGACCAAAAACGGAGAAGAGAAATGGTTCAATGCCAGCTATATGCCCGTAATGGACAGACACGGCAAGCCTGTGAAAGTAATCAAACTCGCACAGGAAATTACGAAGCAAAAAATGGTGAATCTGGATGTTACCGGACAGTTGGATGCCATCCGTCGCTCTTTTGCCGTTGCCGAGTTTGATATGAAAGGTCATTTGACGGAAGCCAATGAAAATTTCCTCGACCTGTTCAATTACGGTATCAATGAAGTAGTTGGCCGCCATCATAAGCTGTTTGCCGGCAAGGAAGAATCGGAAACCAATGAATATGCGATGTTTTGGACGAATCTGCGCAGCGGCAAAGCACAGGACGGAGAGTTTAAACTGTTTAACAAAGCAGGCCATGAGGTCATAGCCCGCGGCAGCTATAATCCGATTATGAACCTGAACGGCGAGCCTTACAAAGTGGTGGCTTATTTACAGCAAGTGATTATCAAGAAAAACGGCAGGTCTAAGGACAAAACCGCCGTAGAAGCAACCGACGAAAAGGCCGGTTGA